In Cyprinus carpio isolate SPL01 chromosome A5, ASM1834038v1, whole genome shotgun sequence, the sequence ggaaggctattccagagtttgggagccaaatatataatttatgatgattactaaaacatGTGATGCATGCAAAAAGGCAACGAAAAAATACttttgtgacaaaggtcagaaccCCTGTTATGATGATTGTTGAAAAAGAGTGGGAACCATGATAAATATGGTTTATAAAGGCTGTAGTGTAAAACAGTAATTAAAGACTCTAgactgatgatacacggggcaacccTTTCCGCAGTTTTGCTGGGCAACTTTTTTTGCGCAATGTTGCTAGGGCACTATCTCATTGAggatgggtaacaaatttctatctgaaTACTTTAGATCGGTTGTGGGACCTGTGTCTCACCTGATTGCCCTGTGTATCCTCAGCCTAACAAAAGTGTGTAATTCACCTTAATGTTTGTAATGTATGCTTGTGCCGTGCAACACAGGCTCTGTGAGCTGAGGAGAGAGCAAGATGAAGATCCGGTGTGTGATGCTGGCGTGTGCACTGACGCTGAGCTGCGTGTCCTCCGTCCCGAACCCAACCAGACACTCTCACCATTCACAAACACACGCTCAGTGTTCTCAAAGACTACAGGACCTAGAGAGAAAACCATACAGACATCTGCCTGATGCTCGTACCATCAAACATCTGGAGCCAAGAAGGCACTCAGGTCAGGAGAAGCCAACTGATTCTTAGTTACATGAATACACACAGGTGTGATAAAGTGTATTTCGGGACACACCTGATACTGTTGTGATGGTTAAGTAAAGAAGTTTCAGGTGACCCATTGTACCTGGGTGAGacactagacacacacacactactctaGTTCTATCAGCTTACAAACTGAGCTTACAACTCCATTTGAACGTGTATTATATCTGGTATCTGTGGACAAAAGCAGTATTGTTGCTAAAAGCTGTCAGAATAATGCAAACTATATCATGTTATGGCTCTTTGATCACTCTAAAACACTACCACATTAAcatactgtcaaaacacaatgTACAACACACTTTAAAGGGTCATAATCATCAGTCTGTTTTCTCCAAGAGATCCACTAACCACGGTTTCTTGCAGCAGAAACTGTCATCATGGTTTAGTTTTACAGGACCACCCTCTCTGACTCTTAGAATTAACTGCCTCTTTTGCtaatgtaactgtttttatttacagttttaactaatttttattttagtttaagttttcataattttgttaggtgcttttgtcaatttttctgtttagctgtattattatttcagtttaagtttcagcaattttgttatgtgcttttgtcattttatttgtttttattttctatttagctataattaatttagttttagtaattttatgtgcttttgtcaattttagttttgtattactcgtatttgctttttttataaattgtatgtgcttttgtcaacttgttttttatatttctattgagcttgaatttatttttatttccatttgagtaattttgttatgtgcttttttcaattttgtaaattttttatattactatttaactatattttttatttcagatttagtaattttgtccttttgtcattttttgtcatttttttagttttaatttatttttaattcagttgtagtaattttagtacatcattTTAAAGATGAAGGAAAATGTCTTCTGCTTTCATGATATGACCCTTTCAAAGCATGCATATACACAAAGAGTATGACCATTCCACATAAAACTACATTAGCAGATTCCAGCTTAAGTTTTAGCATATTGATTAAAATCAGATCGTTGTGCAAATGCAGGAACATCTCTTTTCTCCCACAGCCCACTCAGCCTTCATCCACAGATCCAAGAGATCTCCAAAACGGAGAGGTTTCCTTCGTAGCAAGATGGACAGGAAGAGACCGAGTCGTGAcgagagagagaagggaaaagGAAGAGCATGTGCACTGAGACAAGTCCAGCTGAAAGTGTCTGATCTGGGTCTGGGCTACCGGAGTCAGGAGGAACTGATATTCAGCTACTGCAGTGGCGTGTGTATAAACCCCCTCACAAACTACGACAAAATCCTCACCAGCCTCGCCGGCAACGGTAAAAACATTCTGCACAGCTCCCCTCCCACCGCCTGCTGTCGACCTGTCCAATATGACGACGACCTGTCCTTTCTGGATGACAGTCTGATATACCACACCATGAAGAGGCACTCGGCACGGAAATGTGGCTGTGTCTAAGCAACTGTGATAGACATTGACACCAGACGGGAAAATCAATAGAAACAATTTCAGGTTATTACATGTGTGAGCATGGCTCCGGCGAAGGAATCATCATGACTGCATTTTGCGGAGAAGATACAGGATAAGGAATTGCAAGAATAGTGTTGCAAGATGTTCAAAAACTGgtatatacactctcagaaaagaaaagaaaatatatatatacaaagctGTGGCGGTACCCCAAGATACAACAGCTAAAAggtaccatttaggggtaaattgTACCATAAAGTACTgcctcagtgacagctttgtatctttttttctgagagtgtacagcaTTTAAGCACCCAGAAGCCTATTTTTTCTCCTCTACGGGTGTTTTAACAATCTTTAACAGCAAGACAGAATATTTTATATGCTGTGCGTTTCTGTAAGTTATTATGGTGTCTTTTTGACCTTTAACCTCCACTAGTTacactattaaaaaaatgtcacacCTCTCCAGCTCAAAATTTTTCAATTGGCCAAACTGAATTTGTGTGAATtgaatttcatatatttaattaggccaattgaaaaaaattagatgtgaccagtcactagaaaatattgagttggagaggtttttattttttacagtgtagggttAATGAGAGAACTTTCTTTGATtcttaagttaaatattaaatacaaaacccAAATGAATTAATccctatttatatttttgaatatctATTTACATGCATCTATTCATGCACTAGATTTCAAGACAAAACTTTTTATGATGAACAGaccaaaatgtctttatttagtGAAAATCTTCCTCTCTGTTGTAGTATATAGAGCTACCATGAAAAGAAAATTCACcccattttctaaatgcatattatagatGTCCTTGTATCAAGCCAAAATGCCAAACTGACccatatttattaaaatggaaatttattgcatttacagCATTGTCTTTGTCTGTTTTGTACAGCGAGGAAAATGTTAGCGAAGCAAAATTGagtgaatgttatttttatataatttatatcattttattttgttaacctGGAACAGATGCATTGCTATTTGTATAGTTTTAATTagtgttaaagtcaacatgaaattaaaactgaCCCTGTTATCTTTATATTTGCCCGTTCCTAGTCTTACTATAAACTTTTCATCAGGACATCAGAAAAATGACTTACTTCACCTCTGAAATGGCTTTCCTTTTCAGCTGAAATCTATAAGGCTACACAGGAGAGAAAATAACATTATCAAACAGCCAAATATCTATAAGTCATACTAAAATCTTGGCAGTAGCTAAAATTGAATGGCAGTTACTGTAAAAACGTTTACAGCTATCATACCAAAAAACAGTAGTGAAACTACTATTATCATTCATTATTTGATCATCAGCCTCCAGATCCTGGTCAAAACACACATTCTGGTGAAACCTGGATAATATgccacattatggaagtaaaatgggttgtgaatgtaatttcatgctgactttgtCAAAGTGATCATACTGTGAAGCCGATTAGTTGACATGCATGTCATCAAACACACTGTTATGACTTAAAGATCCTCATTTATATCATGCAATAAGACTGTAACGTGCAGTGAGTTTATAACTTGTATGTAATGGTTGGAAACACAATAAAGAGCTTGGGTTTGTGGAAAAGAGATGTATAAATAGAGATTGATGAGAAAAGAGAATGAAACTGGAGATAAGGAGTGTGGTCGTGATCCGATCTCTAATCCAGAGTTCACCTTTCGGCCGCCGCACACACCGAACGACAAGAAACAACCTTGTTAATGCTGTTACCTCAACATGACGAACAAAAACCCAGGTCAACGGTTACATCAGCAATTAGTCATTAGCTGTTGTACATCTGTAACGTGAGTACTggacagagagagaaggagaggagccGGAATATAGAATGTAAATACTGGGTTCTGGATGTAAATTTGTTCCATTTCTACTGAGAAACTGAttttttgatattaaaaaaacaaaacaaaaaccagacCATTTGTTGGGGGggaaaaaaggtttaattttaataattttaaatatatattaagagCCTGCaatctgttatgctcaccaaagctgcatttatttgataaaaaaaactacaatattgtgaaatattataacaaatgaaaataactgttttctcttagaatatattttaaaatgtaatttattcctgtgatcaaagctgaattttcagcatcattactccagtcttcagtgtcacatgaaccttcagaaatcattctaaagatttaaaatcaatgttgtgctgctttgtaATATTGCAAATATCAATTAAATATCAACTAATGTCTTATGCATTATGGTATTTTGGACAAAAGCGAAGGTTTAATGTTAATGATGTGGATTATCTGTggattaatgtaatgtttttatcggctgtttggactctcattctgacgttacccattcactgcagagcatccattggtgatgGAAtgaaacatttctccaaatctgttccactgaagaaacaaactcatctacatcttggatggcaagtaaacatgcagcaaatgtaacaattttt encodes:
- the LOC109091880 gene encoding glial cell line-derived neurotrophic factor-like → MKIRCVMLACALTLSCVSSVPNPTRHSHHSQTHAQCSQRLQDLERKPYRHLPDARTIKHLEPRRHSAHSAFIHRSKRSPKRRGFLRSKMDRKRPSRDEREKGKGRACALRQVQLKVSDLGLGYRSQEELIFSYCSGVCINPLTNYDKILTSLAGNGKNILHSSPPTACCRPVQYDDDLSFLDDSLIYHTMKRHSARKCGCV